In Sander vitreus isolate 19-12246 chromosome 8, sanVit1, whole genome shotgun sequence, the genomic window CTGCATCATGACAGTGACACATAGTTTTAATTTACAAAACTGTGACAAGATTTGAAAAATGCTTTTAATTTCTGGCAGCAATAACTACTAGTCTTTTAGTGCTCAATTTAAACTTACAATAGTGGTGAGGCAGAAAGTTGAATACTCCATAAAGTATTCAACTCTAATCATTTTGGGGTGGCCTGTTATGGAAATGCTATAATTAGATTCCAGTGCATGAGAGGCTTGCAGGGTGTTGATCATTGTTATTTCATGAAGCATACAGGGCTGTGAAACTCATCCTTTCAGACTAACCATTTCTACTTGCAGACAATGAAAATAACTAACCAATGTCCATACATCATTTGAGGGATTAAACATATAGTAAGGTAAGGTAGTAACTGCAACATGGTATTTTCTTAAACCACAGATTCAGTATGTTGACCTTATAATCATGTTATCCTTTACAAAGAGAGGATTGAGATGAGAGATGTTTATATCATAGGGGGAAAGCGGCATGTCTTCCACTGAACAAAAATGGAGTTACGGCACCCTCTGGCTCTCACAACATCTATTGCACATCTGTCCATCCTGGAAGAGGAATCCTTCCTCAGTTTCTCTTCTTGAGTTATTATTCAATTTTTCCATCATTAAAGAGGTTTGTTTGGGGAGTGTTCCCTTATCTGAAGCGAGGGTCGAAAAGGAAAGATGGTGTcttatgctgtacagattgtaaagccccctGAGGTAAATGTATTATATTGGGCTATACAAATCAGAATTGActtgaataaattgttaataatATTGCATATCATTACCAGttgtttttataatttctttATGCCTGTGCAATCATCAAGCCGCAAGGTAAATTAAGCAAATATTGTATATCATACTGGATGTTGTGCGAAAATGCAAGTCTTCCTTTAAAACATTGTCTCCAGTTGAAAGCTTATGATAATGTGTTCTTTCATTTTCCGTTCCTTTCAGATCTCTTTTCATCTCTAGGGGAAGAGGCCAGGGTCCCAGTGAGCACAAGATTCAATGAAAACCTTTAACACTGTGTCTTTCAGCCCAAGAGTGAATAGTCTTGCTTCAGTACAACTCCTTGGAAGGCTTTGTTAGCATATGTGCATGTTGGTTTTGTTGtagcagagaaaaacagaagaatAAAACACTCTAACTGTGTTGTTACCTGGAAACGTCAGACTTTACTGGTCGGACATTCAAGAGCTCTTAAAGCTTGAGATCCAATTTGCCTGGTTCATCATGTCACTTAACACACTTGTCATGagaggaataataataataattcaaaacAAAAGATGGGCAAAAACATATATTCACAAAACCAAGCATCCCGACAGGTTGATTACAGTTTATGAAAAATAACGAAACACTTGGATAAGATGCGagtttaaaaaagtatttataatATGATACAAGGATATTTTGTGCAAGAGGTTGTTGGGGCTGTGAAACCTGTACATTATGAACAAAGCACTTAAAATTCGAGAGCAACCTGAAAGCAGAACACGGCTAGTGGGCCATGAATGTGTCAAACGTCTAACTGTCAAGATAGTAGCTGTATTATACAAATAGTTTGCACCGGTATACAATGGCTGTATAGGTTTAgattacatatttatataaagtgCAAAAGATACAAAGACTTCCAGCGAAGGTCTGAAGTGCTTTGTGACTGAACCCACCACCACATGCTGAAAGCCCTCTCATCATATGGCCGGGTGGTTGGGCAAAAATCTAAAAACTTGGCAGGGCAGCATCTCAAACTGTTGGCAATAGTCGAGCTGcagaatatatactgtattaaaaACTGTATGAAAGGGTTACCAATCtgtgcaatatattgaatcttACAAATATAATCCATTTGAACAGTTGTGAAAAAGGTAGCTAAAATTCCCCCTTTTACAATTATAAATAGACACTTGTTGTTTACTGCCCCTTCTACACTGAAGCATAGCACCACAGGCTTTCATTTTCCAACCTTGAATATGAAATAACCTGGAATAAATGAGGAGGTTCATTCTTATATAAGGGGATTAAGACATCTTTGAAATTAAAGATATTAGAAAATATATGTTAGTGACTAGATTACATGTTTTGTTTATAGTTCATAATTCTGGTTTGTCGCTAATGTTTTAAGGTTACAAAAAGAAAGTGAATTCAGCATCACAGTTGAGTCTCAAGAATACAGGAGAGCAAAGAGGCATCAAGCACTCCATCAAACTCTGTCCAGCACCTCTCCATGTCAAAACGCCAGCAGCTGGGGTTTCTGGGGGATTATCTAGGTCTGCTGGGAACCCTGTTGAAAGACAACATAAAATGATGagtaaaaataatttaacatgCAATGTCAGCATACAATGTGGatgttataaaaaagaaaaagaaaaaaagctactAGATGTTATAGTACAGTGACTTTTCTCCTTACTGAGTTGGTTCTTTTACGTTTCCAGCAGTCTGGATTGAGTCTTTTCTGCTCCTCAGCCAGAGCCTTGGCCTCCATGGTGTACATCCTCCTCTCCTcattcttcatcttcttccacTTGTCACCCAGGATGACACTAATGGCTCTGGAATTTAAGGTGAAAGACAGAAGATCAAGGACTTTCATGCCATAcaaatgttattaaaaaagatttaaaaagtcatagtatagtatgtcataacaaAAGCATGCCATAAAAAAGTGCCATTTAAAAAGTCAGTAAATTATGCCATTACAAAaaggtcacagtatagtatgtcataaaaaaaaactcatgaaacttttttttttaatattttatatggCCTTAATTGTCGCTAAATTGATTTATCAacctttaatactttttaagaccctgAAGACACCctgaaaaatgacaacaaatttGATCAATTTAGGCCTTTAGTTTAAGGCAGGGTTGCCAACCTCAAGAGCTGAAACAGGGACCTGTGGCTTTAAATGAAGAACTGActtataaacatgtttaatggtccaaaaaatataattacattGAAGGCAAAGCTTGATTATACTTCTACCCTAGAATGATTTTGAAAGAAACCGAAcactaaaaaaataacattgtctTGCTGTAGCGAGAGAGATCTTCTATCTCACATGCAGTGGAAACCACACTGGCTGAGACATGATTGGCTTAAAAAATTGGTCCAAAGATGCATTGCTCATGGGCTCTTTAATGGTGGGTCTTAAAGGAGAGAGCATTACTCATTCAGTTTTGCTACCAAACAAACCAAGACCATTGCTGTGTTACTTTATCCCCAACATTGGGGTCTCAtccctattttccaccgggcaCGTCTGTGCTCTGTGTTACACTACACATCTTCACATATAATGGCATGGACTTTTAATCTGTAGCTTTGGGCTTGACAGTTCTAGCCTGGTTCACTCATTAACAATCAACACAAAGAGGGTTTCTGTTTTTAAACAGTCAATACACACTGGGCCAGATGTACTcacgcttttgcgcccacttcaggcgtatttgtttcgcaacgtgcgcgtaaaagcatggcgaggtatgtacaaacaggccacactgaggtaaaagtgctgactgcctgtctgaaactgaaaatggcaaattgtgcttttccgtgtcatgcatatgcattcacgggaggGCCAAGGGGAAAGTttgagtttcccataaagagatgggaggggaagcgtaaagtgtgcctaattatgtattccgcggtatgtacaaaaaacgCCTAGAAACACTAGTTTATGTTcaacttctgggattgctcctgagcagcaggaaattccgccagatgcatgtattgtccgtttccttccgcttactttgtgtttaaatttggtggattattgactgatctctgcagggtaaattgacacatctgtccaatctgagttttctcttgcacgactattttgcagggGCTCTGCgcggagtttagcgccgcccatgatgattctgattggtttaaagaaatgtcaataaaccagagcatgttttcctcccatcctcgAATGCCATTTGCGCGCtttgaaggagggtctggcaaagcggcACTAAAGAAACACTGACGCAGTGTGTGCCATCATGCTATGTACATTACACAATTAGACTACAACTGTCAAAAGACTTTCATAGACTGTTTACTGTTCGTGATCGCTCTgctaaatatttatttactacACACACCTGGACCTGTGACATCACATCCTCTTTCAGGAAATTATATTGAACACAAGGCTAATGTGAGCgtatttaaaaatgtgacaTGGTAATATAGAAATTCATTAGACTAAATTAGATAAGTCTGCGATACAAAACACTATGTATAACTGCACTGGATCTCATTGACTTTTGCATACCTGTTGTCCTTCCCAGGatacatctgtgtgtattccacTCTGTACTTCTTGGCGAAGAGCATGAAGGCATTCATTGGCCGCTTGCATTTTGTAGGCGTGGCACCACTGGCTGTCCCTGAGGTGTGGCTCCTGTTTGATTTGCCAGTCGAGGATTGTGGAGAGCTGGAGCGCTCAAGTTTATCACAGTCTGGACTGACAGCACCCCCACTAGACAGGGAGGTCCTGCGCTGACGAGCCATGCTGCTGAGAACGTACACTGCTGAGGAGTCTAGTGGGGTGAAGTCATAACTGCAGGAGAAAAGAGAGGCAGACATTAATATTGTGTTTTGTTAATCTATCACATTTTAATCtgcaatttgtttttttccccagtgtgtatgtgtgctgtttGTTACAAAATGTCACCTTGTCACTCGTCAAAAAATGTCTCAAATATACAAATACTGGATATGTAAATAATTGTAGATTTGCTATATAATGAATAACTGCAGTAACATATTTATAAaccaattattttgtttttagaatACACACCATATTTCTaactcatttgtttattttatttaaagcgaTATAGAAATCATCTATATCTTCGCACTTCTAATCATCGTCTTGTACGATGATTAGACGTCCTCAAACGTCCTCAAAtgccttgttttgtccacaactcaaatatattcagtttactgtcatagaggagtaaAGAAACCAGaaagtatttacatttaagaaggtggaatcaaagaattttgactcaaaccgattaattgattttcaaaatagttggcgataaattaagctgttttcagtgaaaaacagCAGGAATATTGTGTTCAAGTTGTGATCCCCAAGTGGCCATAAAAGGTATTGCAGGTTCGAAGCCGAGAGGAGCTGCAGTCAGGTGACAATTCTCTGCACATGTATATTCATCGCTACGAGCGACCCCTTTCAAACTGTCACATTgtcattttatacattgttatataaatacataaattacaGCCACTTTAAGTTTAAATATAGGAGTGTACCTTCTGAAAGTGTCAAAGACGACAGAGTCATCACAGTTAATGGCTTCTGGGTGGTTTGGTGGCAGGCACACATTGCCCAACTGCATCTCATAGCAAGGTATCCCATGATGCACCACAGTAAGGCTTGGATAAAAGGAAGACCAccctgaaaaacacagatggtaaATTACAGATTACTTTGATCaaaaaactgtttatttaaGCAAAAGATGAAGTATTTTGCATTTGGCAAACATTTGGTCAGTGGAAGCTTCTGTTGGCAAAGACCAATTTCACATAttacaaaaagaaatgtttttgacattttgccaACAAAGCTGGAGAACACTACCTGCAGTTAAGGTGTACTGATTTTGAACAGAAatctaataattattttcaaaagatcttattttacctttatttttgacaaaaaaTGGGTGATCCAATCGGCATTCGGCTGTTAAAAGGCCGTCATCGGGTGAACCAGGGTCAAAGGTGAGTTTAAGAACTGCCTGGCCAAAAGATAACGTCTCTTCGTGGCTCACCAACTTCAGCCCCTCTAAACCATATCTCTGTAAATGAAGCAAAATTTAATTTGTGTTAATTGGTGTTTAAACACACTTGGTGCCTGATCACTTGGTTTCTATGATACTAAGAGGCCACCATTGCAAATCATCAaggatgttttgttttattcatgcACTTAGTTACTAACTTTCTGTACCTCCACTGTTAACTTGGCTGCCACCTTGTGGCCATTACAAGCCATTATGTCCACTAACATCACACTGCATCATGCATTAATCTAGTCATTAATGCAGTAATACTAAACATAAGGTGTACACAGCAGTAAAGTATTCCCAAGTATAGCCGATTCTTATGAATAATTTTAAGAAATACTAAAGTCACTACCTTAAAAGAGGAGGACGATGGCATCATGG contains:
- the hbp1 gene encoding HMG box-containing protein 1; this encodes MDDSFDPLKCNEELPSSPGCHMDYDDMPELQEVEDQRSPGLFQVGAGVSHQELSCSPNTNWLTELANIATSPQSPLLKSVPHKRSSPVHIFGNSNSLHSYARPPLASSAPNPSRGHLRERRRVRASSESESGVFSMSSSFSDDEDMAWSHNWPSTAWHCFLKGTRLRFHRGPNVEWQEADELRDSDDDSDDETMMPSSSSFKRYGLEGLKLVSHEETLSFGQAVLKLTFDPGSPDDGLLTAECRLDHPFFVKNKGWSSFYPSLTVVHHGIPCYEMQLGNVCLPPNHPEAINCDDSVVFDTFRSYDFTPLDSSAVYVLSSMARQRRTSLSSGGAVSPDCDKLERSSSPQSSTGKSNRSHTSGTASGATPTKCKRPMNAFMLFAKKYRVEYTQMYPGKDNRAISVILGDKWKKMKNEERRMYTMEAKALAEEQKRLNPDCWKRKRTNSGSQQT